The Rhizobium sp. BT03 genome has a window encoding:
- the acnA gene encoding aconitate hydratase AcnA produces the protein MSKSLDSFNCRSTLSVNGKDYVYYSLPKAEANGLPGVSKLPYSMKVLLENLLRFEDGQSVTKEHILAVAEWLNNKGAVENEIAYRPARVLMQDFTGVPAVVDLAAMRDAMVSLGGDPEKINPLVPVDLVIDHSVIVDEFGTPQAFAKNVELEYQRNGERYRFLKWGQQAFKNFRVVPPGTGICHQVNLEYLGQTVWTKEEDGETIAYPDTCVGTDSHTTMINGLGVLGWGVGGIEAEAAMLGQPVSMLLPEVIGFKLTGKLKEGVTATDLVLTVVQMLRKKGVVSKFVEFFGPGMDNMPLADRATIGNMGPEYGATCGFFPVDGETINYLTMSGRTHDRIALVEAYSKAQGMWRDGDGSDLVFTDTLELDLGDVVPSMAGPKRPEGRIALENIASGFAGSMDADYKKPGQLNNRYAVEGTDFDLGHGDVAIAAITSCTNTSNPSVLIAAGLLARNAVAKGLKTKPWVKTSLAPGSQVVGEYLAKSGLQADLDKLGFNLVGFGCTTCIGNSGPLPAPISKTINDKGLIVSGVLSGNRNFEGRISPDVQANYLASPPLVVAYALAGTVQKDLTKEPIGEDQNGNPVYLKDIWPTSHEVQEFIQKYVTRELYESKYADVFKGDVNWQAVQVPPGQTYAWDDNSTYVQNPPYFVGMGKKGTGVSDIKGARVLGLFGDKITTDHISPAGSIKAASPAGAYLIGHEVAVADFNQYGTRRGNHEVMMRGTFANIRIRNHMLGPNGKEGGYTIHYPSKEETSIYDGAMQYKAEGVPLVIFAGVEYGNGSSRDWAAKGTNLLGVKAVIAQSFERIHRSNLVGMGVIPFVFEEGTTWQSLGLKGDELVTIEGLDKIKPREKKIAKITYGDGTVKEVPLLSRVDTLDEVVYLNNGGILQTVLRDLAA, from the coding sequence GTGTCTAAATCTCTTGACAGTTTCAATTGTCGTTCCACGCTTTCCGTGAACGGGAAGGACTATGTCTATTACAGCCTGCCCAAGGCTGAGGCAAACGGTCTGCCCGGCGTTTCCAAGCTGCCCTATTCGATGAAGGTGCTGCTGGAAAACCTGCTGCGCTTCGAAGACGGCCAGTCGGTCACCAAGGAGCATATCCTGGCCGTTGCCGAATGGCTGAACAACAAGGGCGCGGTCGAAAACGAGATTGCCTATCGCCCGGCGCGCGTGCTGATGCAGGACTTCACCGGCGTTCCCGCCGTCGTCGACCTTGCCGCCATGCGCGACGCGATGGTGTCGCTCGGCGGCGATCCTGAGAAGATCAACCCGCTGGTTCCCGTCGATCTCGTCATCGACCACTCGGTCATCGTCGACGAATTCGGCACGCCGCAGGCTTTCGCCAAGAACGTCGAGCTGGAATATCAGCGCAACGGCGAGCGTTACCGCTTCCTGAAGTGGGGCCAGCAGGCCTTCAAGAACTTCCGCGTCGTTCCCCCCGGCACCGGCATCTGTCACCAGGTCAATCTCGAATATCTCGGCCAGACCGTCTGGACGAAGGAAGAAGACGGCGAAACGATCGCCTATCCCGATACTTGCGTCGGCACCGACAGCCACACGACGATGATCAATGGTCTCGGCGTGCTCGGCTGGGGTGTAGGCGGTATCGAAGCTGAGGCTGCGATGCTCGGCCAGCCGGTCTCGATGCTGCTGCCCGAAGTCATCGGCTTCAAGCTGACCGGCAAGCTCAAGGAAGGCGTGACCGCGACCGACCTCGTTCTGACCGTCGTGCAGATGCTGCGCAAGAAGGGCGTTGTTTCCAAGTTCGTCGAATTTTTCGGCCCCGGCATGGACAACATGCCGCTCGCCGACCGCGCGACGATCGGCAATATGGGTCCGGAGTATGGCGCCACCTGCGGCTTCTTCCCAGTCGACGGCGAAACCATCAACTACCTCACCATGTCCGGCCGCACGCATGACCGGATCGCGCTGGTCGAAGCCTATTCGAAGGCCCAGGGTATGTGGCGCGACGGCGACGGCTCCGACCTCGTCTTCACCGACACGTTGGAACTCGACCTCGGCGACGTCGTCCCGTCGATGGCCGGCCCGAAGCGTCCGGAAGGCCGTATCGCGCTCGAAAACATCGCTTCCGGTTTCGCCGGCTCGATGGATGCCGATTACAAGAAGCCCGGCCAGCTCAACAACCGCTATGCCGTCGAAGGCACGGATTTCGATCTCGGCCATGGCGATGTCGCGATTGCCGCCATCACCTCCTGCACCAACACCTCCAACCCGTCGGTTCTGATCGCTGCCGGGCTTCTCGCCCGCAACGCCGTTGCCAAGGGCCTGAAGACCAAGCCGTGGGTCAAGACCTCGCTGGCGCCGGGATCGCAGGTCGTCGGCGAATATCTCGCCAAGTCGGGCCTGCAGGCCGATCTCGATAAGCTCGGTTTCAACCTTGTCGGCTTCGGCTGCACCACCTGCATCGGCAATTCCGGCCCGCTGCCGGCGCCGATCTCGAAGACGATCAACGACAAGGGCCTGATCGTATCCGGCGTGCTCTCGGGCAACCGTAACTTCGAAGGCCGCATTTCGCCCGACGTGCAGGCGAACTACCTCGCTTCGCCGCCGCTCGTCGTCGCCTATGCGCTCGCCGGCACGGTGCAGAAGGATCTGACCAAGGAGCCGATCGGCGAGGACCAGAACGGCAACCCCGTCTACCTCAAGGACATTTGGCCGACCTCGCACGAGGTGCAGGAGTTCATCCAGAAATACGTCACCCGCGAACTGTACGAAAGCAAATATGCCGACGTCTTCAAGGGCGACGTCAACTGGCAGGCCGTTCAGGTTCCTCCGGGCCAGACCTATGCCTGGGACGACAATTCGACCTATGTCCAGAACCCGCCTTACTTCGTCGGCATGGGCAAGAAGGGCACTGGCGTTTCGGATATCAAGGGCGCCCGCGTCCTCGGCCTGTTCGGCGACAAGATCACCACCGACCACATTTCGCCGGCCGGTTCGATCAAGGCGGCATCGCCGGCCGGTGCTTACCTCATCGGCCACGAAGTCGCCGTTGCCGACTTCAACCAGTACGGCACGCGCCGCGGCAACCATGAAGTGATGATGCGCGGCACCTTTGCCAATATCCGCATCCGCAACCACATGCTCGGCCCGAACGGCAAGGAGGGTGGCTACACTATCCACTACCCGTCGAAGGAAGAGACTTCGATCTACGACGGCGCGATGCAGTACAAGGCCGAAGGCGTGCCGCTCGTCATCTTCGCCGGTGTCGAATACGGCAACGGCTCCTCGCGCGACTGGGCTGCCAAGGGCACCAACCTGCTCGGCGTCAAGGCGGTGATCGCTCAGTCCTTCGAGCGTATCCATCGCTCGAACCTGGTCGGCATGGGCGTCATCCCCTTCGTCTTCGAAGAGGGCACGACCTGGCAGAGCCTCGGCCTCAAGGGCGACGAACTCGTCACCATCGAGGGTCTCGACAAGATCAAGCCGCGCGAGAAGAAGATCGCAAAGATCACCTATGGCGACGGCACCGTGAAGGAAGTTCCGCTGCTGTCGCGCGTCGATACGCTCGACGAGGTGGTCTACCTCAACAATGGCGGCATCCTGCAGACGGTTCTGCGCGACCTCGCTGCCTGA
- a CDS encoding thioredoxin family protein — translation MSPRFLIPLIAGVVLSGPLQAEDGTPKGVVELFTAQGCSSCPPADAAFRKLVSQGDVIALAYHVDYWNYLGWADTLSSKENTERQYGYARTMGRSNVYTPQAIVNGRGHLAGADLNGINSKIDTYSGEGNGLTVPISASMRGDELEIKIGAGQGKANVVMVYFDKEKTIEVEKGENSGKKLSYLHSVTNVETVGMWDGKATSLTLPASVLQRPQLEGCAILLQSATDNGDPAAILGATVVMAGKNI, via the coding sequence ATGTCCCCCCGTTTTTTGATTCCGCTGATCGCCGGTGTTGTTCTCTCAGGCCCGCTACAGGCCGAAGACGGCACGCCGAAAGGCGTCGTCGAACTCTTCACGGCGCAGGGCTGCTCCTCCTGTCCTCCCGCTGATGCCGCCTTCCGCAAGCTGGTGAGCCAGGGCGATGTCATCGCGCTTGCCTATCATGTCGATTACTGGAACTACCTCGGCTGGGCCGATACGCTGAGCTCCAAGGAAAACACCGAGAGGCAATACGGCTATGCGAGGACAATGGGCCGCAGCAACGTCTATACGCCGCAGGCCATCGTCAACGGGCGCGGCCATCTGGCCGGCGCCGATCTCAACGGCATCAACAGCAAGATCGACACCTATAGCGGCGAAGGCAACGGGCTGACCGTTCCGATCAGCGCGTCGATGCGCGGCGACGAGCTGGAGATCAAGATCGGCGCGGGACAGGGCAAAGCCAATGTCGTGATGGTCTATTTCGACAAGGAAAAGACGATCGAGGTCGAAAAAGGCGAGAACAGCGGCAAGAAGCTCTCCTATCTGCACAGCGTCACGAATGTCGAGACGGTCGGCATGTGGGACGGCAAGGCGACCAGTCTGACGCTGCCGGCCAGCGTCCTGCAGCGGCCGCAGCTCGAGGGCTGCGCGATCCTGCTGCAATCGGCGACCGACAACGGCGATCCGGCTGCGATCCTTGGCGCGACCGTGGTGATGGCTGGAAAAAACATCTGA
- a CDS encoding DUF2794 domain-containing protein: MTDQPDLRHGESRSVDNSSSVVVDLREYKQSKDPLPVTFHRRELDAILWIYGRMVGDGEWRDYAIDHLKDKAVFSVFKRSGEMPLFRIEKNPKLAAKQGAYSVINVHGTILKRGHELNQVLKVFDKALKLVDK; this comes from the coding sequence ATGACAGATCAGCCGGATTTGCGACACGGCGAAAGCCGTTCCGTCGACAATAGTTCCTCAGTCGTCGTCGATCTCAGGGAATACAAGCAGAGCAAGGACCCGCTTCCGGTGACCTTTCATCGGCGCGAACTGGACGCGATCCTGTGGATCTACGGTCGTATGGTCGGTGACGGCGAATGGCGCGATTACGCCATCGATCACCTGAAGGACAAAGCGGTGTTCTCCGTCTTCAAGCGCTCCGGCGAAATGCCGCTCTTCCGCATCGAGAAAAATCCCAAGCTCGCCGCCAAGCAGGGTGCCTATTCCGTGATCAACGTCCACGGTACCATCCTGAAGCGCGGTCACGAGCTGAACCAGGTGCTGAAGGTGTTCGACAAGGCGCTGAAACTGGTCGATAAATAG
- a CDS encoding GNAT family N-acetyltransferase, with amino-acid sequence MSFLLRDASQADIPAITGIYRESVLNGTSSYEITPPSEAEMAQRLAAIVAQQYPYIAAAGADGSLLGYAYASAFRVRPAYRWMVEDSIYLAPEARGRGIGKALMAELIDRCTNLGFRQMIAVIGGASPASIALHLKAGFVEVGLMRGAGYKHGRWLDTMLMQRVLGDGMTTDPDPSAYPGTLFAG; translated from the coding sequence ATGTCATTCCTTCTGCGCGATGCGTCGCAAGCCGATATTCCCGCCATCACCGGTATCTACCGGGAATCCGTGCTGAACGGCACGTCGAGCTACGAGATCACGCCGCCGTCCGAGGCCGAAATGGCGCAGCGTCTTGCGGCGATCGTCGCCCAGCAATATCCCTACATCGCCGCGGCCGGTGCGGACGGTAGTCTGCTCGGTTATGCCTATGCCTCGGCCTTTCGCGTCCGCCCGGCCTATCGCTGGATGGTCGAGGATTCGATCTATCTGGCGCCCGAAGCCCGCGGCCGCGGCATCGGCAAAGCGCTGATGGCCGAGCTGATCGACCGCTGCACCAATCTCGGTTTTCGTCAGATGATCGCCGTCATCGGCGGCGCCAGCCCCGCCTCGATCGCGCTGCATCTCAAAGCGGGCTTCGTGGAGGTCGGCCTGATGCGGGGCGCCGGGTACAAGCACGGCCGCTGGCTGGATACGATGCTCATGCAGCGCGTCCTCGGCGACGGCATGACGACCGATCCGGATCCCTCCGCCTATCCCGGCACGTTGTTTGCCGGCTGA
- a CDS encoding Bax inhibitor-1/YccA family protein: protein MADLRNYQSRAQTGEMIDQGLRAYMLKVYNLMALGLAITGVAAYLGFNFAVQDGQLTQFGVLLFQSPLRWVVILAPLAAVFFLSFRINSMSVAAAQTTFWVYAGLVGLSLSSIFLVYTGQSVVQTFFVTAASFGALSLYGYTTKRDLSAMGSFLIMGLFGLIIASIVNVFLASSAMQFAISVIGVLIFAGLTAYDTQRIKELYLEADDVAVAGRKAIMGALTLYLDFINLFMFLLQFMGNRK from the coding sequence ATGGCTGACCTTCGTAACTATCAAAGCCGCGCTCAGACCGGCGAGATGATTGATCAAGGCCTGCGCGCTTATATGCTCAAGGTTTACAACCTGATGGCGCTGGGTCTGGCGATCACCGGTGTGGCCGCATATCTCGGATTCAACTTCGCTGTTCAGGACGGGCAACTCACCCAGTTCGGCGTGCTGCTGTTCCAGTCGCCCTTGCGCTGGGTCGTGATCCTCGCGCCGCTTGCGGCCGTCTTCTTCCTGAGCTTCCGCATCAATAGCATGAGCGTGGCCGCCGCGCAGACGACCTTCTGGGTCTATGCCGGCCTGGTCGGCCTGTCGCTCTCGTCGATCTTCCTGGTCTACACCGGCCAGAGCGTCGTGCAGACTTTCTTCGTCACCGCCGCCTCCTTCGGCGCGCTGTCGCTTTACGGCTACACGACGAAGCGTGATCTGTCGGCGATGGGCTCGTTCCTGATCATGGGTCTTTTCGGCCTGATCATCGCTTCGATCGTCAACGTCTTCCTGGCTTCGTCGGCCATGCAGTTCGCGATCTCGGTGATCGGCGTTCTGATCTTCGCGGGCCTCACCGCCTACGACACGCAGCGGATCAAGGAACTGTACCTGGAAGCCGATGACGTCGCCGTGGCCGGCCGCAAGGCGATCATGGGCGCGCTGACGCTCTATCTCGACTTCATCAACCTCTTCATGTTCCTGCTGCAGTTCATGGGCAACCGCAAATAA
- a CDS encoding ABC transporter permease, with product MSIITPRVSLAFRLALRELRGGITGFYIFLACIALGTGAIAAVNSVSQSITDTIASQGQELLAGDVRFELNNREATPEEMGFLEGLGTVSVSTGLRSMARKPDGSDQALVEVKAVDDAYPLYGAFKAEPDYPLAALLSGQGGTYGAVAAPLLLDRLGLAVGDELLLGNVKLSITGTVKTEPDALSEGFGFAPRLLVSRRALEASGLIQTGSLVEHAYKIRLDDKGAMSGIQARAAREFPSAGWAVRTSDRAAPSLTENITRFSQFLTLVGLTALIVGGVGVANAVRAFLDAKRTTIATFKCLGAPAQVVVLIYLFQIAIIALGGILIGLVIGALSPIFAAQFLAQFLPVSTTPTLYPGALLLATLFGILTTLAFAILPLGHAREVPATALFREQGFEARHLPSWPYILLATLFMAALAGLAILTAYDRFIAVVFVGAIVFAFVVLRLVAAAIAWLARRSPRVNSPALRLAIGNIHRPGALTPSVVLSLGLGLALLVTLTLIDGNLRQQLTGRMNEGAPNFFFVDIQSAEVDAFRDLVQAQAPKGKLMEVPMLRGRIVAFNGEDVSKITVPAAGRWVLNGDRGITYADTLPENAALTEGSWWDKDYSGEPLVSFSSEEAHELGLKIGDKVTVNVLGRNITAKIANLRRVQWESLSINFVMVFSPNTFRGAPHAWLATLTDPASTPAEDAAILKSVTNTYPTITSVRVKDAIDIVNQLVATLATAIRAAASVALIASILVLAGALAAGNRARTHDAVVLKTLGATRAMLIRAFSYEYLILGLATAIFALAAGAAAAWFIVARIMRLPSTFLPDVAGLTLVTALVLTVGIGLIGTWRILGQKAAPVLREL from the coding sequence ATGAGCATCATCACGCCGCGCGTCTCGCTCGCTTTTCGCCTGGCGCTGCGCGAACTGCGCGGCGGCATTACCGGTTTTTACATCTTCCTCGCCTGCATCGCGCTCGGCACCGGCGCCATCGCCGCCGTCAATTCCGTCTCGCAATCGATCACCGATACCATCGCCTCGCAGGGGCAAGAGCTGCTGGCCGGCGACGTCCGTTTCGAACTCAACAACCGCGAGGCTACGCCTGAGGAAATGGGCTTCCTCGAAGGCCTGGGCACCGTTTCGGTGTCGACGGGCCTGCGCTCAATGGCCCGCAAGCCTGACGGTTCCGATCAGGCGCTGGTCGAGGTCAAGGCCGTCGACGACGCCTACCCGCTCTACGGCGCCTTCAAGGCCGAGCCGGACTATCCGCTGGCAGCCCTGCTTTCAGGCCAGGGCGGCACCTATGGCGCGGTGGCAGCGCCCCTCCTTCTCGATCGGCTCGGGCTTGCGGTCGGCGACGAATTGCTGCTCGGCAACGTCAAGCTCAGTATCACCGGCACCGTCAAAACCGAGCCGGATGCGCTGTCGGAAGGTTTCGGCTTTGCGCCGCGCCTGCTCGTCAGCCGCCGGGCCCTCGAAGCCTCCGGGCTAATCCAGACGGGAAGCCTGGTCGAACATGCCTATAAGATCCGGCTGGACGACAAGGGCGCGATGTCGGGCATCCAGGCGCGCGCCGCCAGGGAATTTCCCTCCGCCGGCTGGGCCGTCCGCACCAGCGACCGCGCCGCGCCCTCGCTCACCGAAAACATCACCCGCTTCTCGCAGTTCCTGACATTGGTCGGCCTCACCGCGCTGATCGTCGGCGGCGTCGGCGTCGCCAATGCCGTGCGCGCCTTCCTCGATGCCAAACGCACCACTATTGCCACCTTCAAATGCCTGGGTGCGCCGGCGCAGGTCGTCGTTCTGATCTATCTCTTCCAGATCGCCATCATTGCCCTGGGCGGCATTCTGATCGGTCTCGTCATCGGCGCCCTGTCGCCGATCTTCGCCGCGCAGTTCCTGGCGCAATTCCTGCCGGTCTCCACAACCCCGACCCTCTATCCTGGCGCCCTGCTGCTGGCGACGCTGTTCGGCATCCTGACGACGCTCGCCTTCGCCATCCTGCCGCTCGGTCATGCCCGCGAAGTCCCGGCGACCGCACTCTTCCGCGAGCAGGGCTTCGAGGCCCGCCACCTGCCCTCCTGGCCCTATATCCTGCTGGCCACGCTGTTCATGGCCGCCCTTGCAGGCCTTGCCATCCTGACGGCCTATGACCGTTTCATCGCCGTCGTCTTCGTCGGCGCGATCGTCTTCGCCTTCGTCGTGCTGCGCCTCGTCGCAGCAGCGATCGCCTGGCTTGCGCGCCGCAGCCCGCGCGTCAATTCGCCGGCGCTCAGGCTGGCGATCGGCAACATCCACCGCCCCGGCGCGCTGACGCCATCGGTCGTGCTCTCCCTCGGCCTCGGCCTGGCATTGCTGGTGACGCTGACCCTGATCGACGGGAACCTGCGCCAGCAGCTGACCGGTCGGATGAACGAGGGCGCGCCGAACTTCTTCTTCGTCGATATCCAGAGCGCCGAGGTCGATGCTTTCCGCGATCTCGTCCAGGCGCAGGCGCCGAAGGGCAAGCTCATGGAAGTGCCGATGCTGCGCGGCCGGATCGTCGCCTTCAACGGCGAGGATGTCAGCAAGATCACCGTGCCGGCCGCCGGCCGCTGGGTGCTGAACGGCGATCGCGGCATCACCTACGCCGACACCCTGCCGGAAAATGCCGCCCTGACCGAAGGTAGCTGGTGGGACAAGGATTACAGCGGCGAGCCGCTCGTCTCCTTCTCTTCGGAAGAGGCCCATGAACTCGGCCTGAAGATCGGCGACAAGGTCACCGTCAACGTGCTCGGCCGCAACATCACCGCCAAGATCGCCAATCTGCGCCGCGTCCAGTGGGAATCGCTGTCGATCAATTTCGTCATGGTCTTCTCGCCGAACACTTTCCGCGGCGCGCCGCATGCGTGGCTGGCGACCCTGACCGATCCCGCCTCGACGCCGGCCGAAGATGCGGCGATCCTGAAATCCGTCACCAACACCTATCCGACCATCACCAGCGTCCGCGTCAAGGACGCGATCGACATCGTCAACCAGCTGGTGGCGACGCTTGCGACCGCGATCCGTGCCGCGGCCTCCGTCGCCCTCATCGCCTCGATCCTCGTCCTTGCCGGGGCGCTTGCGGCCGGAAACCGGGCGCGCACCCACGACGCGGTGGTGCTGAAGACGCTGGGCGCCACCCGCGCCATGCTGATTCGCGCCTTCAGCTACGAATATCTGATCCTGGGGCTGGCGACCGCCATCTTCGCGCTGGCGGCCGGCGCCGCTGCCGCCTGGTTCATCGTCGCCCGCATCATGCGCCTGCCCTCGACCTTTCTGCCCGATGTGGCGGGGCTGACACTCGTCACCGCCCTCGTCCTGACGGTCGGCATCGGCCTGATCGGCACCTGGCGCATCCTCGGCCAGAAGGCGGCACCCGTCCTGCGCGAGCTTTGA
- a CDS encoding ABC transporter ATP-binding protein, with translation MAKTIIELKGADLTLGSAAASVHVLKGIDLDIAAGESVGIVGPSGSGKSTLLMVLAGLEKLDSGEININDTPLHALSEDQVADFRGRNIGIVFQSFHLIANMTALENVAVPLELANVGNAFEIAHRELKSVGLGERLNHYPGQLSGGEQQRVAIARALAPSPALLIADEPTGNLDTETGRQIADLLFSKQAERGMTLLLVTHDVSLANRCSRQIRVRSGRIEGDSAARRSEAAIA, from the coding sequence TTGGCAAAAACCATCATCGAGTTGAAGGGCGCCGATCTGACCCTTGGCAGTGCGGCCGCTTCCGTGCACGTGCTGAAGGGTATCGATCTCGATATCGCGGCGGGTGAATCCGTGGGCATCGTCGGTCCCTCCGGATCCGGCAAGTCGACCCTGCTGATGGTGCTTGCCGGGCTGGAAAAGCTCGACAGCGGCGAAATCAACATCAACGACACGCCGCTCCACGCGCTGAGCGAGGATCAGGTCGCCGATTTCCGCGGCCGCAACATCGGCATCGTCTTCCAGTCCTTCCACCTGATCGCCAATATGACGGCGCTGGAAAACGTTGCCGTGCCGCTGGAACTCGCCAATGTCGGCAACGCCTTCGAAATCGCCCATCGCGAGCTGAAATCGGTCGGTCTCGGCGAACGGCTGAACCACTATCCCGGCCAGCTTTCCGGCGGCGAACAGCAGCGCGTGGCGATCGCAAGGGCGCTCGCCCCCTCGCCGGCCCTGCTGATCGCCGACGAGCCGACAGGCAATCTCGATACCGAGACCGGCCGACAGATCGCCGACCTCTTGTTTTCCAAGCAGGCCGAACGCGGCATGACTTTGCTTCTCGTCACCCATGACGTCTCACTTGCCAATCGCTGCTCGCGCCAGATCCGCGTCCGTTCCGGCCGGATCGAAGGCGACAGCGCCGCCCGTCGCAGCGAGGCGGCCATCGCATGA
- a CDS encoding arylesterase, with product MRFKVAALQFTVIAASLIFAAAANARTINLVGFGDSLMAGYQLPPGDGFPEKLQVALKAKGLDVTIANAGVSGDTTTGGLARIDWSIPDGTDGVILELGANDALRGIPPEESEKNLDQMIARLKERGIAVLLVGMMAPPNMGADYAARFNPIYRKLSEKHGVPLYGFFLDGVALDAGLKLDDGMHPNAKGIDVMVQKMETDVTNFVGTISSVKK from the coding sequence ATGAGATTTAAAGTTGCCGCGCTTCAATTCACCGTCATTGCCGCTTCGCTGATCTTTGCCGCCGCAGCCAATGCCCGGACGATCAATCTCGTCGGTTTTGGGGACAGCCTGATGGCGGGCTACCAATTGCCGCCCGGCGACGGCTTTCCGGAAAAGCTGCAGGTGGCCCTGAAGGCGAAGGGGCTCGACGTCACTATTGCCAATGCCGGGGTCTCCGGCGACACGACGACAGGGGGGCTTGCGCGGATCGACTGGTCGATACCCGACGGCACCGACGGCGTTATCCTCGAGCTCGGCGCCAACGATGCGCTGCGCGGCATTCCGCCTGAGGAAAGCGAGAAGAACCTCGATCAGATGATTGCCCGGCTGAAAGAGCGCGGCATCGCCGTGCTGCTCGTCGGCATGATGGCGCCGCCGAACATGGGCGCGGACTATGCCGCACGCTTCAATCCGATCTACCGGAAGCTTTCGGAAAAACATGGAGTTCCGCTTTACGGCTTCTTCCTCGACGGCGTGGCGCTCGATGCGGGGCTGAAACTCGACGACGGGATGCATCCGAATGCGAAGGGCATCGATGTCATGGTTCAGAAGATGGAAACCGATGTCACAAATTTCGTCGGGACGATTTCTTCTGTGAAGAAATAG
- the thpR gene encoding RNA 2',3'-cyclic phosphodiesterase, whose translation MPRLFTALEIPRNAAMSLSLLRGGLPGARWIDVENYHITLRFIGDVDGRTADEIVERLDRIDRPEFQFRLEGIGSFGSKKPHSVWAGVSQSPEMYALQGEIERICQRIGLPPDPRKFTPHVTLARLKSSRLDDVVQYLAGRGNFHTSTFTAPRFVLLSSRESVGGGPYLTEEVFPLHEARSAPSASSRLLQPVKSLV comes from the coding sequence ATGCCGAGACTGTTTACCGCCCTCGAAATTCCGCGCAATGCGGCGATGAGCCTTTCATTGCTGCGCGGTGGCCTCCCCGGAGCACGATGGATCGATGTGGAGAATTACCACATCACCCTGCGCTTCATCGGTGATGTCGACGGCCGGACGGCCGATGAAATCGTAGAACGCCTCGACCGGATCGATCGGCCGGAATTCCAATTCCGGCTCGAAGGCATCGGTTCCTTCGGCTCGAAGAAACCGCATTCGGTCTGGGCCGGCGTTTCGCAGTCGCCGGAGATGTATGCCCTGCAGGGCGAGATCGAGCGGATCTGCCAGCGCATCGGCCTGCCGCCGGATCCGCGCAAATTCACGCCGCATGTGACGCTGGCGCGGCTCAAATCCTCGCGGCTCGACGATGTCGTGCAATATCTGGCGGGACGCGGCAACTTCCACACATCAACCTTCACGGCGCCGCGTTTCGTGCTGCTGTCGTCGCGCGAATCGGTCGGCGGCGGGCCCTACCTCACCGAGGAAGTGTTCCCGCTGCACGAGGCGCGCTCGGCGCCCAGCGCTTCGAGCAGGCTGCTGCAGCCGGTCAAGAGCCTGGTATAG
- a CDS encoding low molecular weight protein-tyrosine-phosphatase has protein sequence MKHISVLFVCMGNICRSPLAEGIFRHLVAEAGLTGRFTIDSAGTGGWHEGEPPDRRSIATAKGHGIDISGQHARRIRSSDFRDFDLILVMDRDNVAALETIAPPEATIGLFGDIALGTGEDIPDPYYGGPAGFELVYTRLLTGCSSLLEALGAERASCSGNTSSVR, from the coding sequence ATGAAACACATCAGCGTCCTCTTCGTTTGCATGGGCAATATATGCCGTTCTCCGCTTGCCGAGGGAATTTTTCGCCATCTCGTCGCCGAGGCAGGTTTGACCGGCCGTTTCACGATCGATTCCGCCGGCACCGGCGGTTGGCATGAAGGCGAGCCGCCCGATCGCCGGTCGATCGCCACAGCGAAAGGCCACGGTATCGACATATCCGGGCAACACGCCCGCCGAATCCGCTCCAGCGATTTCAGGGATTTCGATCTGATCCTGGTGATGGACCGCGACAATGTGGCGGCGCTCGAAACGATCGCGCCGCCTGAGGCGACCATCGGCCTCTTCGGCGATATCGCGCTTGGAACCGGAGAGGATATCCCCGATCCCTATTATGGCGGTCCCGCAGGTTTCGAGCTGGTCTATACCAGGCTCTTGACCGGCTGCAGCAGCCTGCTCGAAGCGCTGGGCGCCGAGCGCGCCTCGTGCAGCGGGAACACTTCCTCGGTGAGGTAG
- a CDS encoding 4a-hydroxytetrahydrobiopterin dehydratase — protein MKMERLERATIEAEMAGLAGWALNDAASSISKTFKFANFVEAFGFMTEAAIRAEKLNHHPEWFNVYSRVDVTLNTHDAGGLTELDFKLAKAMDKAAARRGV, from the coding sequence ATGAAAATGGAAAGACTGGAACGGGCTACGATCGAGGCTGAAATGGCCGGGCTTGCGGGCTGGGCACTCAACGATGCGGCTTCCTCGATATCGAAGACGTTCAAGTTTGCAAACTTTGTCGAGGCTTTCGGCTTCATGACCGAGGCAGCGATTAGGGCCGAAAAGCTCAACCATCATCCCGAATGGTTCAACGTCTATTCCAGGGTGGATGTGACGCTGAATACCCATGATGCCGGCGGCCTGACGGAGCTGGATTTCAAGCTCGCCAAGGCGATGGACAAGGCCGCGGCCCGACGCGGCGTCTAA